In Cololabis saira isolate AMF1-May2022 chromosome 1, fColSai1.1, whole genome shotgun sequence, the following proteins share a genomic window:
- the fam161a gene encoding protein FAM161A isoform X1, with protein sequence MANAHRANVLVTSCLKTPVDPNTKTPLASYERGSAPQGPATDHTHHPDWQEMEYEDSGSDFCDDDCLGRGDIHIRSNYRTARGCFDLSEIFFSNEEYYSKLEELKKAHVRTMAELESMYQEKLQLKSMEPLDTTALEVEHSVLWTNTSPAPYHYCLRKAHSAVELRWDSGKSDSSDEDEDEAVGDNVENGLLLSPKEHIKNMWMDFRMSPYKHHLSSSLQSMPGDERRTRRGKEKNSPGNKDGQQEQWKHKVTIPKPFHMTLREAEKRKRGIKTRSEIEFENTELRRQLEELTECQRKFRASPVPAHVHLPLYEELQERKEERRRAMREGEEQLPRTIQKPFSFLERERLKKEQKHLRQSKASDQDKVKPFKAKPVPKSVYAAASGELMKEEQLYRSIKIQMRAHEMLHSASMPSSMLTRRLSERKNTKHGGCSDEDFSHRPQINREIPDFNASYRRFQKQLEKQKEVKSTTTCEPFDLKTSQISSHRERVIADIEKEQSSPRMQRWPYISPGEVRTPNSSLCSSLSGSLELLPAKVTDTTKKRHEAVRKLLDQRKKEEEEEERWKEKQRQREKKLQRVVLKRAQANDPHLTLAQTNQNKLKEFRKQDLERKKEYQREIKDMQERVKGRPLLLEQVAQRNAKRAAEKQYIKTLQGCDVTEEFVSTKAARSASLHKSSLSSENKTNDPEEADADYEPVCYRKVFLDDEDIDDTDERDGGRVEDESDKASSNNQDGEDGSGHHMEEDHDGKDYHYSDDSYHYSDDHENYSDDSDHDDDDKVHDA encoded by the exons ATGGCCAACGCTCACCGGGCGAACGTCCTGGTGACCTCGTGCCTGAAAACGCCGGTCGACCCGAACACCAAGACGCCGCTGGCGTCCTATGAGCGCGGCTCTGCCCCGCAGGGCCCCGCTACAGACCACACACACCACCCGGACTGGCAGGAG ATGGAGTATGAGGACTCGGGCTCTGATTTCTGTGATGACGACTGTCTGGGGAGGGGGGACATCCACATAAGAAGCAACTACAGAACAGCAAGAGGCTGCTTTGACTTGAGTGAGATCTTCTTTTCAAATGAGGAGTACTACAGCAAGCTGGAGGAGCTGAAGAAAGCCCACGTGCGCACCATGGCTGAACTGGAGAGCATGTACCAGGAAAAGCTGCAGCTCAAGTCCATGGAGCCGTTAGATACAACAGCCCTGGAAGTGGAGCACAG tGTACTGTGGACAAATACTAGCCCGGCTCCTTACCACTATTGTTTGAGGAAGGCACATTCTGCTGTGGAACTGAGATGGGACTCTGGAAAGTCAGATTCttcagatgaagatgaagatgaagctgTTGGTGACAATGTGGAGAACGGCCTGCTTCTTTCTCCCAAAGAGCACATCAAGAATATGTGGATGGACTTCAGGATGTCTCCTTATAAGCATCACCTATCCTCGTCACTGCAGAGTATGCCAGGAGATGAGAGGAGAACACGAAGGGGGAAAGAGAAGAACAGCCCAGGAAACAAAGATGGACAACAGGAGCAGTGGAAACATAAAGTGACCATCCCAAAACCTTTCCACATGACACTGCGTGAAGCTGAAAAGCGAAAGCGTGGCATAAAAACACGCTCAGAGATTGAATTTGAGAACACAGAGCTGCGACGACAGTTGGAGGAATTGACCGAATGTCAAAGGAAGTTTCGCGCCAGCCCAGTTCCTGCACATGTTCACCTCCCACTTTATGAAGAGCTGCAGGAGCGGAAGGAGGAACGGCGGCGCGCTATGcgagagggagaggagcagcttCCTCGAACCATTCAGAAGCCCTTCAGTTTCCTGGAGAGGGAGCGGCTAAAGAAGGAGCAGAAACATCTACGTCAATCAAAGGCGTCCGACCAGGATAAAGTTAAACCTTTTAAAGCTAAACCTGTGCCAAAGTCTGTGTATGCAGCAGCATCGGGTGAACTGATGAAAGAGGAGCAGCTGTACCGGTCTATAAAGATACAGATGAGGGCCCACGAGATGCTCCATAGTGCTTCAATGCCTTCCAGCATGCTCACACGGCGGCTCAGTGAACGCAAGAACACCAAACACGGTGGCTGTTCAGATGAAGACTTCTCACACAGGCCACAAATAAACAGAGAGATACCTGATTTCAACGCCAGTTACAGACGCTTCCAAAAGCAGCTGGAGAAGCAGAAGGAGGTGAAGTCTACAACTACGTGCGAACCCTTTGACCTGAAGACATCGCAGATCTCCTCTCACCGAGAACGTGTCATAGCCGACATTGAGAAAGAGCAGAGCAGCCCTCGGATGCAGCGCTGGCCTTACATCAGTCCCGGGGAAGTGCGGACGCCAAACTCAAGCCTCTGTTCTTCCCTCTCAGGCAGCCTTGAACTCCTGCCTGCCAAAGTCACAGACACCACAAAAAAGCGCCACGAGGCTGTGAG AAAGCTCTTGGACcagaggaagaaagaggaggaagaggaggagcggTGGAAGGAAAAACAGAGGCAAAGGGAGAAGAAGCTTCAGAGGGTGGTTTTGAAACGTGCCCAAGCTAATGACCCCCATCTGACTCTGGCACAGACCAACCAGAACAAACTGAAAGAGTTCAG GAAACAGGATCTTGAGCGCAAGAAGGAATACCAGCGCGAGATTAAGGACATGCAGGAGAGAGTGAAAGGAAGGCCACTGCTGCTGGAGCAGGTTGCACAG AGGAATGCCAAACGGGCAGCAGAGAAGCAATacatcaaaaccctgcaaggaTGTGACGTGACGGAGGAGTTTGTCAGCACCAAGGCAGCCAGATCAGCGTCTCTACATAAATCCTCCCTCTCCAGTGAGAACAAGACAAA TGACCCAGAAGAGGCAGATGCGGATTATGAACCTGTTTGCTACAGGAAGGTCTTCCTTGATGATGAAGACATTGATGATACGGATGAGAGGGATGGAGGACGGGTGGAGGACGAGAGTGATAAGGCCTCGTCAAACAACCAAGATGGTGAAGACGGCAGCGGTCACCACATGGAAGAGGATCACGATGGCAAAGATTATCACTATTCTGATGATAGCTATCACTACTCAGATGATCATGAGAATTACTCAGATGATAGTGACCACGATGATGACGATAAAGTACATGATGCATGA
- the fam161a gene encoding protein FAM161A isoform X2 — translation MEYEDSGSDFCDDDCLGRGDIHIRSNYRTARGCFDLSEIFFSNEEYYSKLEELKKAHVRTMAELESMYQEKLQLKSMEPLDTTALEVEHSVLWTNTSPAPYHYCLRKAHSAVELRWDSGKSDSSDEDEDEAVGDNVENGLLLSPKEHIKNMWMDFRMSPYKHHLSSSLQSMPGDERRTRRGKEKNSPGNKDGQQEQWKHKVTIPKPFHMTLREAEKRKRGIKTRSEIEFENTELRRQLEELTECQRKFRASPVPAHVHLPLYEELQERKEERRRAMREGEEQLPRTIQKPFSFLERERLKKEQKHLRQSKASDQDKVKPFKAKPVPKSVYAAASGELMKEEQLYRSIKIQMRAHEMLHSASMPSSMLTRRLSERKNTKHGGCSDEDFSHRPQINREIPDFNASYRRFQKQLEKQKEVKSTTTCEPFDLKTSQISSHRERVIADIEKEQSSPRMQRWPYISPGEVRTPNSSLCSSLSGSLELLPAKVTDTTKKRHEAVRKLLDQRKKEEEEEERWKEKQRQREKKLQRVVLKRAQANDPHLTLAQTNQNKLKEFRKQDLERKKEYQREIKDMQERVKGRPLLLEQVAQRNAKRAAEKQYIKTLQGCDVTEEFVSTKAARSASLHKSSLSSENKTNDPEEADADYEPVCYRKVFLDDEDIDDTDERDGGRVEDESDKASSNNQDGEDGSGHHMEEDHDGKDYHYSDDSYHYSDDHENYSDDSDHDDDDKVHDA, via the exons ATGGAGTATGAGGACTCGGGCTCTGATTTCTGTGATGACGACTGTCTGGGGAGGGGGGACATCCACATAAGAAGCAACTACAGAACAGCAAGAGGCTGCTTTGACTTGAGTGAGATCTTCTTTTCAAATGAGGAGTACTACAGCAAGCTGGAGGAGCTGAAGAAAGCCCACGTGCGCACCATGGCTGAACTGGAGAGCATGTACCAGGAAAAGCTGCAGCTCAAGTCCATGGAGCCGTTAGATACAACAGCCCTGGAAGTGGAGCACAG tGTACTGTGGACAAATACTAGCCCGGCTCCTTACCACTATTGTTTGAGGAAGGCACATTCTGCTGTGGAACTGAGATGGGACTCTGGAAAGTCAGATTCttcagatgaagatgaagatgaagctgTTGGTGACAATGTGGAGAACGGCCTGCTTCTTTCTCCCAAAGAGCACATCAAGAATATGTGGATGGACTTCAGGATGTCTCCTTATAAGCATCACCTATCCTCGTCACTGCAGAGTATGCCAGGAGATGAGAGGAGAACACGAAGGGGGAAAGAGAAGAACAGCCCAGGAAACAAAGATGGACAACAGGAGCAGTGGAAACATAAAGTGACCATCCCAAAACCTTTCCACATGACACTGCGTGAAGCTGAAAAGCGAAAGCGTGGCATAAAAACACGCTCAGAGATTGAATTTGAGAACACAGAGCTGCGACGACAGTTGGAGGAATTGACCGAATGTCAAAGGAAGTTTCGCGCCAGCCCAGTTCCTGCACATGTTCACCTCCCACTTTATGAAGAGCTGCAGGAGCGGAAGGAGGAACGGCGGCGCGCTATGcgagagggagaggagcagcttCCTCGAACCATTCAGAAGCCCTTCAGTTTCCTGGAGAGGGAGCGGCTAAAGAAGGAGCAGAAACATCTACGTCAATCAAAGGCGTCCGACCAGGATAAAGTTAAACCTTTTAAAGCTAAACCTGTGCCAAAGTCTGTGTATGCAGCAGCATCGGGTGAACTGATGAAAGAGGAGCAGCTGTACCGGTCTATAAAGATACAGATGAGGGCCCACGAGATGCTCCATAGTGCTTCAATGCCTTCCAGCATGCTCACACGGCGGCTCAGTGAACGCAAGAACACCAAACACGGTGGCTGTTCAGATGAAGACTTCTCACACAGGCCACAAATAAACAGAGAGATACCTGATTTCAACGCCAGTTACAGACGCTTCCAAAAGCAGCTGGAGAAGCAGAAGGAGGTGAAGTCTACAACTACGTGCGAACCCTTTGACCTGAAGACATCGCAGATCTCCTCTCACCGAGAACGTGTCATAGCCGACATTGAGAAAGAGCAGAGCAGCCCTCGGATGCAGCGCTGGCCTTACATCAGTCCCGGGGAAGTGCGGACGCCAAACTCAAGCCTCTGTTCTTCCCTCTCAGGCAGCCTTGAACTCCTGCCTGCCAAAGTCACAGACACCACAAAAAAGCGCCACGAGGCTGTGAG AAAGCTCTTGGACcagaggaagaaagaggaggaagaggaggagcggTGGAAGGAAAAACAGAGGCAAAGGGAGAAGAAGCTTCAGAGGGTGGTTTTGAAACGTGCCCAAGCTAATGACCCCCATCTGACTCTGGCACAGACCAACCAGAACAAACTGAAAGAGTTCAG GAAACAGGATCTTGAGCGCAAGAAGGAATACCAGCGCGAGATTAAGGACATGCAGGAGAGAGTGAAAGGAAGGCCACTGCTGCTGGAGCAGGTTGCACAG AGGAATGCCAAACGGGCAGCAGAGAAGCAATacatcaaaaccctgcaaggaTGTGACGTGACGGAGGAGTTTGTCAGCACCAAGGCAGCCAGATCAGCGTCTCTACATAAATCCTCCCTCTCCAGTGAGAACAAGACAAA TGACCCAGAAGAGGCAGATGCGGATTATGAACCTGTTTGCTACAGGAAGGTCTTCCTTGATGATGAAGACATTGATGATACGGATGAGAGGGATGGAGGACGGGTGGAGGACGAGAGTGATAAGGCCTCGTCAAACAACCAAGATGGTGAAGACGGCAGCGGTCACCACATGGAAGAGGATCACGATGGCAAAGATTATCACTATTCTGATGATAGCTATCACTACTCAGATGATCATGAGAATTACTCAGATGATAGTGACCACGATGATGACGATAAAGTACATGATGCATGA